The Rhodopseudomonas palustris genome window below encodes:
- a CDS encoding NADH-quinone oxidoreductase subunit D, whose protein sequence is MADAATEAAGLRNFTINFGPQHPAAHGVLRLVLELDGEVVERVDPHIGLLHRGTEKLIEQKTYLQAIPYFDRLDYVAPMNQEHAFCLAAEKLLGIEAPRRAQLIRVLYCEIGRILSHLLNVTTQAMDVGALTPPLWGFEEREKLMMFYERASGSRMHAAYFRIGGVHQDLPPKLIADIDTWCDNFIQTVDDLETLLTNNRIFKQRNVDIGVVTLEQAWEWGFSGVMVRGSGAAWDLRKSQPYECYAEMDFDVPIGKNGDCYDRYCIRVEEMRQSVRIMKQCIAKLNEPAGQGPVAVDDNKIFPPRRSEMKRSMEALIHHFKLYTEGFRVPEGEVYVAVEAPKGEFGVYLVSDGTNKPYKCKVRAPGFAHLQAMDFMCRGHLLADVSAILGSLDIVFGEVDR, encoded by the coding sequence ATGGCTGACGCCGCTACCGAGGCCGCTGGTCTCCGCAACTTCACCATCAATTTCGGACCGCAGCATCCGGCGGCGCACGGCGTGCTGCGGCTGGTGCTTGAGCTCGACGGTGAGGTCGTGGAGCGGGTCGATCCGCATATCGGGCTGCTGCATCGCGGCACCGAAAAGCTGATCGAGCAGAAGACCTATCTGCAGGCGATCCCGTATTTCGACCGGCTCGATTACGTCGCGCCGATGAATCAGGAGCACGCATTCTGCCTCGCGGCGGAGAAGCTGCTCGGCATCGAGGCGCCGCGGCGCGCGCAACTGATCCGCGTGCTGTATTGCGAGATCGGCCGCATTCTCTCGCACCTTCTCAACGTCACCACCCAGGCGATGGACGTCGGCGCGCTGACGCCGCCGCTGTGGGGGTTCGAGGAGCGCGAGAAGCTGATGATGTTCTACGAGCGCGCGTCCGGCAGCCGGATGCACGCGGCGTATTTCCGCATCGGCGGCGTGCATCAGGATCTGCCGCCGAAGCTGATCGCCGACATCGACACCTGGTGCGACAACTTCATCCAGACCGTCGACGATCTGGAGACGCTGCTGACCAACAACCGCATCTTCAAGCAGCGCAACGTCGATATCGGCGTCGTGACGCTGGAACAGGCGTGGGAGTGGGGTTTCTCCGGCGTGATGGTGCGCGGCTCGGGCGCCGCCTGGGATCTGCGCAAGTCGCAGCCCTACGAGTGCTACGCCGAGATGGATTTCGACGTTCCGATCGGCAAGAACGGCGATTGCTACGACCGCTACTGCATCCGCGTCGAGGAGATGCGGCAGTCGGTCAGGATCATGAAGCAGTGCATCGCCAAGCTGAATGAGCCCGCCGGGCAGGGGCCCGTCGCCGTCGACGACAACAAGATCTTCCCGCCGCGCCGCAGCGAGATGAAGCGCTCGATGGAAGCGCTGATCCATCACTTCAAGCTCTACACCGAAGGCTTCCGCGTGCCGGAAGGCGAGGTCTATGTCGCGGTCGAAGCGCCGAAGGGCGAGTTCGGCGTCTATCTCGTGTCCGACGGCACCAACAAGCCCTACAAGTGCAAGGTCCGCGCCCCCGGCTTCGCCCATCTGCAGGCGATGGACTTCATGTGCCGCGGCCATCTGCTCGCCGACGTCTCGGCCATCCTCGGTTCGCTCGACATCGTGTTCGGAGAGGTCGATCGGTGA